One genomic region from Paludisphaera rhizosphaerae encodes:
- a CDS encoding efflux RND transporter periplasmic adaptor subunit has protein sequence MSRAWHYVILSLAVSPLVALSNSGQAGELGDVPDVVVPYCKIDFVQKTLVGSNESGLLQRVTVRRGDRVEAGQVLANLADGELRAELELRTAEAKSDVEVRLSSIEQKRAAYRLSTSSMLQRRNASSVEQLELDRMDAEIAGLAVEQAETRRHLARLQQAKVEAMVRARQIVSPHAGTVAEVLKREGESLQVGEPVLRIVNTELLEVVGRLDVGERWKVKTGMAVRIHVVVKGASLPLEDDEFHGKVSHLGAEIEASTQTCEVIAEVADPNHSLLAGLEATMEISTNPRMASTPDPRSSAP, from the coding sequence ATGTCGAGAGCATGGCACTACGTCATCCTGAGCTTAGCGGTTTCGCCCCTCGTTGCGCTCTCCAACTCCGGACAGGCGGGCGAGCTGGGCGACGTCCCCGACGTGGTCGTCCCCTATTGCAAGATTGATTTCGTCCAAAAGACGCTGGTCGGCTCCAATGAGTCGGGCCTTTTGCAGCGGGTGACGGTGCGGCGAGGAGACCGGGTCGAAGCCGGGCAGGTCCTCGCCAATTTGGCCGACGGCGAACTCCGCGCCGAACTTGAACTCCGTACCGCCGAGGCGAAGAGCGACGTCGAGGTCCGCCTGAGTTCGATCGAACAGAAGCGAGCGGCCTACAGGCTCAGTACGTCGTCGATGCTCCAGCGTCGCAACGCTTCCTCCGTCGAACAACTTGAACTGGATCGAATGGATGCCGAGATCGCTGGTTTGGCCGTCGAGCAGGCCGAGACTCGACGGCATTTGGCCAGGCTTCAGCAGGCCAAGGTCGAGGCGATGGTGCGTGCCAGACAGATCGTCAGTCCCCACGCCGGGACTGTCGCCGAAGTCTTGAAGCGTGAGGGGGAGTCGCTTCAGGTTGGTGAGCCCGTACTTCGGATCGTGAATACAGAATTGCTGGAGGTCGTTGGTCGACTCGACGTCGGCGAACGCTGGAAGGTCAAGACCGGGATGGCCGTCCGCATCCATGTCGTCGTCAAGGGGGCTTCTCTTCCGCTGGAGGACGACGAATTCCACGGCAAGGTTTCTCACCTCGGGGCTGAGATTGAGGCGTCGACCCAAACCTGCGAGGTGATCGCCGAGGTCGCAGACCCCAATCATTCGCTACTCGCAGGCCTGGAAGCCACCATGGAGATCTCTACAAACCCCAGGATGGCATCCACGCCCGATCCACGCTCCTCGGCACCATGA
- a CDS encoding glycosyltransferase yields the protein MKPRVVSLAPMCLDPAHDGASLRVIEVARAFRDLGHPATVIGRDFLLELAPDGGAKSSRIEARWPGRSEAVVRGLLTSGHYNEIKHTSPTWRQAVRAYLRDHDHDIVIIHMLWMIDLLSDLSAAKVIALETHNSEWRLYDRYLDQSRNPLVRRLTNTSRRRLDEVMVGLPKDVILVHISEADLLDHRERRPDLRHLLVPSGCESLPRKNAPDYSVSRKRMIFFGNLANKMNNDALGGFAEEFWPILRDVADFTVAGSNPSATVVELCRCHGWELVPDFTDEAKVDLYERSHFAILPFRYGVGSKLKMLDACGHGIPVLTTRAGNCGGLNLPPFVTVADSPEVWRRVIVDTRSFDPSWSRAADDFASAHSQTEALAPLIQEIEDRIATRAPVS from the coding sequence ATGAAGCCACGTGTCGTGTCGCTCGCTCCAATGTGTCTCGACCCAGCTCACGACGGAGCCAGCCTGCGCGTCATTGAAGTTGCACGGGCGTTCCGAGATTTGGGGCATCCCGCGACCGTCATCGGTCGGGATTTTCTTTTGGAACTGGCTCCGGATGGAGGCGCGAAGTCGTCGCGCATCGAAGCACGCTGGCCCGGGCGGTCCGAAGCGGTCGTCCGGGGGTTGCTGACGTCCGGACACTACAACGAAATCAAGCACACGAGCCCGACGTGGCGTCAGGCCGTACGAGCCTACCTCCGCGACCACGATCACGACATTGTCATCATCCACATGCTTTGGATGATCGATCTGTTGTCCGACCTCTCAGCCGCCAAGGTGATCGCCCTCGAGACGCACAACTCCGAATGGAGACTCTACGACCGCTATCTCGACCAGTCACGCAACCCTTTGGTGCGGCGTTTGACGAATACCTCGCGACGACGCCTCGACGAAGTCATGGTGGGCCTCCCGAAGGACGTGATCCTGGTTCACATTTCCGAGGCCGACCTCCTCGATCATCGCGAACGTCGCCCCGACCTGCGACACCTTCTCGTCCCGAGCGGTTGCGAGAGCCTTCCGAGAAAAAACGCTCCTGACTATTCCGTTTCCCGGAAGCGGATGATCTTTTTTGGGAACCTCGCCAACAAAATGAATAACGATGCGCTGGGGGGATTCGCTGAAGAGTTCTGGCCTATCCTTCGCGATGTCGCCGACTTCACCGTCGCGGGCTCGAACCCCTCCGCGACGGTCGTTGAGCTGTGTCGCTGTCACGGTTGGGAACTCGTGCCCGACTTCACGGATGAGGCAAAGGTCGATCTCTACGAGCGATCTCACTTCGCGATCCTGCCGTTCCGTTACGGGGTCGGTAGCAAGCTCAAGATGCTCGACGCCTGCGGCCACGGGATTCCTGTTCTCACGACCCGGGCGGGCAACTGCGGCGGCCTCAACCTTCCACCGTTCGTCACCGTGGCCGATTCTCCGGAGGTCTGGAGACGGGTCATCGTCGACACCCGATCGTTCGACCCCTCCTGGAGTCGAGCGGCTGATGACTTCGCCTCGGCTCACAGCCAGACGGAAGCCCTCGCGCCACTGATCCAGGAGATCGAGGACCGGATCGCGACGAGGGCTCCTGTATCATGA
- a CDS encoding lipopolysaccharide biosynthesis protein produces the protein MSAATETTGVMDRSPSTTTFSRTGAMLLASSLGLLGRVGGSAATLVSTVLLSRMLTTAEFGEYVLVLTVVLIGSILGALSMGEAILRFVGVRLGMADSDEAWSACRKGLLIATIGLVAVGVGYMAGYETIRRLIPGLPLGRTNAAWAALWMISSGIGLVLSCALRAFDRIMLGTLVEITLYRVGLVVILAAMWAVGATSLTSAIAASALVASIVTLGAAVALVRMAPPRGRIAHIGPNSWELVHFALPLLGSGLLFRFMSDASLWMISVYCSADEIALYGAAYRLWVVFSIPQVAVNAAIQGPIARLQAQGDGQMLERLMRGATMTALWPTFGITVVVLGAGSSILGFLYGPYYAEGGTVLVILCIAQLMCTAVGSSEQLAAMSGRQFAVLMASVPATIVSLVLSVALIPRFGLSGGAVAAGCSSLLFKMILAAYCASRLGVRTWLPLGRDTIDSFTSAPLALVQPDLPQSCSDEVP, from the coding sequence ATGAGTGCTGCGACTGAGACCACCGGTGTGATGGATCGAAGCCCGTCCACGACGACATTCAGCCGTACCGGGGCGATGTTGTTGGCATCGTCCCTCGGCCTCCTGGGTCGCGTTGGCGGTTCGGCGGCCACGCTCGTGTCCACCGTCCTCCTGTCAAGGATGTTGACGACGGCCGAATTCGGCGAGTACGTGCTCGTCCTGACGGTCGTCCTGATCGGCAGCATCCTCGGGGCGCTGAGCATGGGCGAGGCGATCCTTCGATTCGTCGGGGTCCGTCTGGGCATGGCCGATTCCGATGAGGCGTGGAGCGCGTGCCGCAAAGGACTTCTGATAGCGACAATTGGGCTGGTTGCAGTCGGCGTGGGCTATATGGCCGGTTATGAGACGATCCGTCGTCTCATCCCGGGCCTGCCCTTGGGACGGACCAACGCTGCCTGGGCGGCCCTCTGGATGATCTCGTCCGGGATTGGTCTGGTCCTAAGCTGCGCCCTCCGAGCGTTCGATCGGATCATGCTGGGCACTCTGGTCGAGATCACCCTGTACCGGGTCGGGCTGGTCGTCATCCTCGCTGCCATGTGGGCGGTCGGTGCAACGTCCCTGACGAGCGCGATTGCGGCGTCGGCGCTCGTGGCCTCGATCGTCACCCTCGGGGCGGCCGTCGCGCTCGTGCGGATGGCCCCGCCTCGCGGTCGGATAGCTCACATCGGCCCCAACTCCTGGGAGTTGGTCCATTTCGCCCTCCCATTGCTAGGCTCAGGGCTTCTCTTTCGCTTCATGAGCGACGCTAGCCTGTGGATGATCTCGGTCTATTGTTCGGCAGACGAGATCGCGCTCTACGGCGCCGCTTACCGCCTCTGGGTGGTCTTTTCCATTCCACAGGTGGCGGTGAACGCTGCGATCCAGGGACCAATCGCCCGCCTGCAGGCGCAGGGCGACGGCCAGATGCTGGAGCGCCTGATGCGTGGCGCCACGATGACCGCCCTCTGGCCGACGTTCGGGATCACAGTTGTGGTCCTCGGGGCCGGGAGCTCGATCTTGGGATTCCTCTATGGACCCTACTACGCCGAGGGCGGCACGGTTCTCGTGATCCTCTGCATCGCACAACTCATGTGTACTGCAGTCGGGTCGAGCGAACAACTCGCGGCGATGAGTGGGCGGCAGTTCGCTGTCCTGATGGCCTCCGTTCCCGCGACGATTGTAAGCCTTGTTCTCTCCGTAGCCTTGATCCCTCGCTTCGGTCTATCGGGCGGGGCCGTCGCTGCGGGTTGCTCTTCGTTATTGTTCAAAATGATCCTCGCCGCCTATTGCGCTTCGCGACTGGGCGTCCGGACCTGGTTGCCGCTGGGCCGCGACACGATCGACTCCTTCACCTCGGCTCCGCTTGCGTTGGTCCAGCCCGATCTTCCTCAAAGCTGCTCTGACGAGGTTCCATGA
- a CDS encoding glycosyltransferase family A protein, whose translation MKTREFGPESAVDRGRVAVVTGADSNYFWLLEGAVESLRSAKERYGFELVVLDFGLTDEEKAVLHDVHDAKVVTAPWIVDVPEHHKTRRNLAFGARCTLPDLLPGIDVFLWFDSDGWVQDDVFYERYIEAAWEGRLAIVREEEEAYPFDWPLMRWNLGNQILGFGLFLGTRVYLSPAINNGFFAAKADHPVWKCWRRRFESAVRRSGKIIMDQHSLKAAIALDRIPTTYLGGELNWICSRGRPVYDPVRKCFCLPYPPYTKIAVMHLAGHDKDCRRQLICVDGGNYETALTYRQRTAPPTRSVAEPLPVPSTSHPLN comes from the coding sequence ATGAAGACACGAGAATTCGGTCCCGAGTCGGCAGTCGATCGTGGTAGGGTCGCCGTCGTTACTGGTGCCGACTCCAACTACTTCTGGCTCCTGGAAGGCGCGGTCGAGTCGCTCCGTTCGGCGAAGGAACGCTACGGATTTGAATTGGTCGTCCTCGACTTCGGCCTCACCGACGAGGAGAAGGCCGTCCTCCACGACGTCCACGATGCAAAAGTCGTCACAGCTCCCTGGATTGTCGACGTCCCCGAGCACCACAAAACTCGAAGGAACTTGGCCTTCGGAGCAAGGTGCACTCTTCCCGACCTCTTGCCGGGGATCGACGTATTTCTCTGGTTCGACAGCGACGGCTGGGTGCAGGACGACGTCTTCTACGAGCGTTACATCGAAGCGGCCTGGGAAGGTCGCCTTGCGATTGTTCGCGAGGAGGAGGAGGCCTACCCTTTCGACTGGCCGTTGATGAGGTGGAACCTGGGGAACCAAATACTAGGATTCGGACTGTTCCTGGGGACTCGGGTCTATCTATCGCCGGCCATCAACAATGGTTTTTTCGCGGCCAAGGCCGATCACCCAGTCTGGAAATGCTGGCGTCGTCGGTTCGAGTCGGCAGTGCGACGGTCGGGCAAGATCATCATGGATCAGCATTCCCTGAAGGCGGCCATCGCACTCGACCGGATCCCCACAACATATCTCGGCGGCGAATTGAACTGGATCTGCAGCCGAGGCCGGCCCGTCTATGATCCGGTTCGTAAATGCTTCTGCTTACCCTATCCGCCATACACCAAGATCGCCGTCATGCACCTCGCGGGACACGACAAGGATTGTCGACGCCAGTTGATTTGCGTTGACGGCGGTAACTATGAAACGGCGCTGACCTACCGCCAGCGCACCGCTCCTCCTACCCGAAGCGTGGCGGAGCCGCTTCCCGTTCCTTCCACCTCTCACCCCCTCAACTAG
- a CDS encoding phosphoribosyltransferase yields the protein MIDTRSQTYRRFLEARGQTIYATVSETRELSRELADEVGRMDPPAEIIVGLANGALLITKEISETLGVPGHMVKIRRKGSRYKQKLAVLAKRFRIPKRLVLWGPFKPLWVFFQNRTNTLETAGESLGFDPAGKHVLMVDDCVETGASFRCVAELLTAAGALSVRTAVFCWSKMPKVPEAQSRPDVYLHREIQYYPWSCNSIHTDEYQRWLAANQLELWQ from the coding sequence ATGATCGATACCCGCTCCCAGACTTACCGGAGATTCCTGGAAGCCCGAGGCCAGACGATCTACGCGACAGTCTCCGAAACCAGGGAGTTATCCCGAGAACTCGCCGACGAGGTCGGCCGCATGGATCCCCCAGCCGAGATAATCGTCGGCCTGGCCAACGGCGCCTTACTCATAACGAAAGAGATCTCGGAAACACTCGGTGTCCCGGGACATATGGTCAAGATCCGACGCAAGGGAAGTCGCTATAAGCAGAAACTAGCAGTCCTGGCGAAACGGTTTAGGATTCCAAAACGGCTCGTCTTGTGGGGGCCCTTCAAGCCGCTTTGGGTCTTCTTTCAGAATCGTACGAACACACTCGAAACGGCAGGTGAGTCTCTCGGCTTCGATCCGGCCGGCAAACACGTCTTGATGGTCGACGACTGCGTTGAGACCGGCGCCTCATTCCGGTGCGTTGCAGAGCTTCTGACAGCGGCCGGCGCACTGAGCGTCAGGACCGCTGTCTTCTGCTGGTCAAAGATGCCGAAGGTTCCGGAGGCTCAATCTCGACCCGACGTCTACCTCCACCGAGAGATCCAATACTACCCCTGGTCGTGCAATTCGATCCACACAGATGAGTACCAACGATGGTTGGCGGCCAATCAACTCGAGCTTTGGCAATGA
- a CDS encoding glycoside hydrolase family 16 protein gives MRINSLPLRQYVIHIFIPVVIASAGFPAVGSAEDRLDRSKLGKLTFSDEFDGAKLSLYEPRTKRGTWKTSFFYGDQNGSSSRRAQETIFVEPAYSGVNPFFLEEGKVSLELRSVTRPNDPKLDGAKFTAGLLSTERTFSQTYGYWEARIAMPDVPGTWPAFWLWSSPVKDLTGTQWNGEWTGGLDDEIDIVEGQGVRPGKTLHTAHKRFKWKDRTGGERVEFKKVESLQVDIKQTAVPRTYGLLWTREELVWYVDDERVYRCSNHGWRSPMYIILSMGAGGWDGNDIRAGFDSARLGIDYVRVYTLEKASQTIPN, from the coding sequence ATGCGAATTAATTCCCTGCCGCTGCGACAATACGTAATCCACATTTTCATCCCGGTGGTCATTGCCAGTGCAGGATTCCCTGCGGTTGGGAGCGCTGAAGACCGTCTTGATCGCTCGAAGTTGGGCAAGTTGACCTTCTCGGATGAATTCGACGGAGCGAAATTGAGCCTCTACGAGCCGCGTACGAAGCGAGGCACGTGGAAGACAAGCTTCTTCTACGGAGATCAGAATGGTTCGAGCAGCCGAAGAGCGCAGGAGACGATCTTCGTTGAGCCCGCTTATTCGGGAGTGAACCCATTTTTTCTCGAAGAGGGGAAGGTGAGTCTGGAACTTCGCTCGGTGACGCGTCCCAATGACCCAAAACTCGATGGCGCGAAGTTCACGGCCGGTTTGCTTTCGACCGAACGGACGTTCTCGCAGACCTACGGATATTGGGAGGCCCGAATCGCTATGCCAGACGTCCCAGGAACGTGGCCGGCATTCTGGCTGTGGTCGTCGCCCGTCAAAGATCTGACCGGAACTCAATGGAACGGAGAATGGACAGGAGGATTAGACGACGAAATCGACATCGTCGAAGGGCAGGGAGTCCGACCTGGCAAGACCCTGCATACCGCTCACAAGCGATTCAAATGGAAGGATCGAACGGGTGGTGAACGCGTCGAGTTTAAGAAAGTGGAAAGTCTGCAGGTGGACATTAAACAGACGGCCGTCCCACGAACTTATGGCCTGTTATGGACTCGTGAAGAATTGGTATGGTACGTCGATGACGAGCGAGTCTATCGATGCTCTAATCACGGATGGCGTTCACCAATGTATATAATCCTGTCAATGGGGGCTGGAGGGTGGGATGGCAACGACATTCGTGCAGGATTCGATTCTGCTCGATTGGGTATCGATTATGTCCGCGTCTATACCCTTGAAAAAGCCTCTCAAACCATCCCCAACTGA